One part of the Synergistota bacterium genome encodes these proteins:
- a CDS encoding sodium ion-translocating decarboxylase subunit beta, with the protein VLMHAMGPNVAGVIGTAVAAGVMLAVLR; encoded by the coding sequence GTTTTGATGCATGCTATGGGTCCGAATGTGGCTGGGGTAATAGGTACTGCTGTTGCAGCTGGTGTAATGCTGGCTGTACTTAGGTAG